One window of the Chryseobacterium sp. CY350 genome contains the following:
- the tssD gene encoding type VI secretion system tube protein TssD encodes MAANSRGILKFNGSEGQKLLKLNYSVSRSTDVSGRVASDPSNALIKLTIEATEKSEILESLLNGKYKPTSGEITFNKSHEEGTLITLNWENGYVIQHEVDFDAVDENSMLISFVVSAETINYGNSEYKGLWPGV; translated from the coding sequence ATGGCAGCAAATTCAAGAGGAATCTTAAAATTCAACGGTAGTGAAGGGCAAAAGTTATTAAAGCTGAATTACAGCGTATCTAGATCTACAGACGTTTCTGGGCGTGTAGCATCAGATCCTTCAAATGCACTGATCAAACTTACAATTGAGGCAACAGAGAAATCTGAAATCCTTGAATCTTTACTGAATGGTAAGTATAAACCAACATCTGGTGAAATTACTTTCAACAAATCTCACGAAGAAGGTACATTAATTACTCTAAATTGGGAAAACGGATATGTTATTCAACACGAAGTCGATTTCGACGCGGTTGATGAAAATTCTATGCTGATCAGCTTTGTTGTAAGCGCAGAAACAATCAACTACGGAAATTCTGAGTACAAAGGTCTGTGGCCGGGAGTATAA
- a CDS encoding response regulator, which produces MENNKIMVCDDDQGILDVLQMLLESEGFEVITEINSTNLIKEMKIYMPDLLLLDLWMPVLSGDQVLKTLRTTEEFENLPVIVLSASVDGSSIANGAGATDFVPKPFDMDDLIIKIRGLLSNSDIDRVIETTG; this is translated from the coding sequence ATGGAAAATAATAAAATAATGGTCTGTGATGATGATCAGGGAATTCTGGATGTATTGCAGATGTTGCTTGAGTCTGAAGGATTTGAGGTAATTACCGAGATCAACAGCACAAATCTTATCAAAGAAATGAAAATATATATGCCAGATCTTCTGCTTCTGGATCTTTGGATGCCGGTTTTATCGGGCGATCAGGTTTTAAAAACGTTACGCACAACAGAAGAATTTGAAAATTTACCTGTAATAGTGCTTTCTGCAAGTGTGGATGGAAGTAGCATCGCAAATGGTGCGGGCGCCACAGATTTTGTTCCTAAGCCTTTTGATATGGATGATCTTATCATAAAAATAAGAGGCTTACTTTCAAATTCTGACATTGACAGAGTTATCGAAACTACTGGTTAA
- a CDS encoding sensor histidine kinase, producing METSREALQRSEGNLKNNLEIYLKALNSANSGIIITDNTQPDNPIIYCNKAFETITGYHHNEIIGHNCRFLQAQDRAQPERDILKECIEKGEECRVEIRNYKKNGKLFWNELYVSPVYNDDGEVTHFIGVQNDITDRKKAEYELREEKASVERKIQMRTQELVDNQAFLSSIIHTVRESLLVLDAKFTVISANTHFLNTFKVSSEDTVGTLLFELGNHQWDIEALKELLIKILPTNNPVIDFEVEHDFPHIGKKIMLLNAYRVEFEGQYKDRILIAIEDITDKTEIDRRKDDFLSIASHELKTPLTTIKGLVQLLQRMPPNGASEKYLSTLDKVGSYVDRLNNLITELLDTSKIQSGNIELHNEPFNIDKTIKDTVESLSLATPDYKVILSGNSDAMILGDELQVSQVINNLISNAIKYSPGNDQVDVHVSRVGNFVKVSVTDYGMGISPQDKKKIFERFFRARDIQKKFPGLGIGLYISHEIIANHKGSLWVESEIGKGSTFSFTLPIMKDENGK from the coding sequence TTGGAAACATCACGTGAGGCCTTACAAAGGTCAGAAGGCAACTTAAAAAATAATCTAGAAATTTATCTTAAGGCGCTCAATTCCGCAAATTCAGGTATTATCATTACTGACAATACTCAGCCTGATAATCCTATTATCTATTGTAATAAAGCGTTTGAGACCATCACAGGATACCACCACAATGAAATTATTGGTCATAACTGCCGGTTTTTGCAGGCACAGGATCGCGCACAACCGGAAAGAGACATTTTAAAAGAATGTATTGAAAAAGGTGAAGAATGTCGCGTGGAGATAAGAAATTACAAAAAAAACGGTAAACTCTTCTGGAACGAATTATACGTTTCTCCTGTTTATAATGATGACGGGGAAGTTACTCACTTTATAGGAGTTCAGAATGATATAACCGACCGTAAAAAAGCTGAATACGAACTGAGAGAAGAAAAAGCATCTGTGGAAAGAAAAATTCAGATGAGAACTCAGGAGCTTGTTGACAATCAAGCTTTTCTTTCAAGTATTATTCATACTGTAAGAGAAAGTTTATTGGTTCTTGATGCTAAATTTACAGTTATCAGTGCCAATACTCATTTTTTAAATACATTTAAAGTTTCTTCGGAAGATACAGTTGGTACGCTTCTATTCGAACTGGGAAATCATCAATGGGATATCGAAGCGTTAAAAGAACTTTTAATTAAGATTCTTCCTACCAATAATCCTGTGATAGATTTTGAAGTTGAACATGATTTTCCGCATATAGGAAAAAAAATCATGTTGCTCAACGCATACAGAGTAGAATTTGAGGGTCAGTACAAAGATAGAATTCTCATCGCGATAGAAGATATTACCGATAAAACGGAAATCGACCGTCGAAAAGACGATTTCTTGTCTATCGCAAGTCACGAACTGAAAACTCCTTTAACAACCATAAAAGGTTTGGTGCAACTTCTTCAGAGAATGCCGCCCAATGGTGCCTCAGAGAAATATCTTTCGACTTTAGATAAGGTGGGAAGTTATGTAGACAGACTCAATAATCTGATTACAGAACTGCTGGATACTTCAAAGATTCAGTCAGGAAATATCGAACTTCATAATGAACCTTTTAACATTGATAAAACGATAAAAGATACTGTTGAAAGTCTTTCTTTGGCAACACCCGACTATAAGGTTATATTGTCAGGAAATTCTGATGCAATGATCTTAGGAGATGAGTTGCAGGTTTCACAGGTGATTAATAATCTGATATCCAATGCGATTAAATATTCACCAGGCAACGACCAGGTTGACGTACATGTAAGTAGAGTGGGGAATTTTGTAAAAGTTTCGGTCACAGATTACGGCATGGGAATCAGTCCGCAGGACAAAAAGAAAATCTTCGAAAGATTTTTCAGAGCTAGAGATATTCAAAAAAAATTCCCGGGTTTAGGTATTGGTCTTTATATTTCTCACGAAATTATTGCCAACCACAAAGGTTCTCTTTGGGTAGAGAGCGAGATAGGCAAAGGATCAACCTTTAGCTTTACATTACCGATAATGAAAGATGAAAATGGAAAATAA
- the xth gene encoding exodeoxyribonuclease III, translating to MKIATYNVNGVNGRLPVLLKWLKEAEPDIVCLQELKCPQEKFPIEEINNAGYNAIWKGQKSWNGVAILAKGHEITEVQNTLPGDSDDEQSRYIEAIINKIVICCLYLPNGNPYPGPKFDYKLSWIKRFKRRTNQLIKMELPAILIGDFNIIPTEKDVHKPEKWEDDALYRKEVRNAFKDLEKKGWIDSLRKIYPNETIYTFWDYLYRAYDRNAGIRLDHILLSPYLADSLITAGVDKHVRGWEKSSDHAPTWINIKTDL from the coding sequence ATGAAAATTGCTACTTACAACGTAAATGGCGTCAATGGTCGTCTTCCTGTTCTTTTAAAATGGCTTAAAGAAGCAGAACCAGATATTGTCTGTTTACAGGAATTAAAATGTCCACAAGAAAAATTCCCAATTGAAGAAATAAATAACGCAGGATATAACGCAATCTGGAAAGGACAGAAAAGTTGGAACGGAGTTGCAATTTTAGCAAAAGGCCACGAAATAACTGAGGTTCAAAATACGCTCCCTGGTGATTCTGATGATGAGCAAAGTCGTTATATTGAGGCGATTATAAACAAGATCGTGATTTGTTGCCTTTATCTCCCCAACGGAAATCCATATCCCGGACCCAAATTCGATTATAAACTCTCATGGATCAAACGTTTCAAGAGAAGAACCAATCAATTAATAAAAATGGAACTTCCCGCGATTCTGATTGGCGATTTTAATATCATTCCGACCGAAAAAGATGTTCATAAACCTGAAAAATGGGAAGATGATGCGCTTTATAGAAAAGAAGTGAGAAATGCTTTTAAAGATTTAGAAAAAAAAGGATGGATTGATTCTCTGAGAAAAATTTACCCTAACGAAACGATCTATACTTTCTGGGATTATCTTTACAGAGCGTACGACAGAAATGCAGGTATAAGACTTGATCATATTTTGCTGAGTCCTTATCTTGCCGATTCATTAATTACTGCGGGAGTTGACAAGCATGTCCGAGGATGGGAAAAAAGCAGTGATCACGCTCCGACGTGGATCAATATAAAAACTGATTTATAA
- a CDS encoding OmpA family protein: MKLSLAIFSLALSLPATAFAQDSLQVVTSGEYPNTFSSGSANVSKFTQSSKRFNDWSVSFGAGVPLLQSADLTSIKNGNGKNLIGYSAYVSVDKAITHAFGLNLQYDRGETRQGWFNTKDAAPVNASINGQQGARTQYDAISILGDINFSNLMRRVDNKSPYRWALHGYAGIGTIAYRAFLKDESGQRLMTEIKPFKTLDFFGQAGAGLKYKINNRLDLEGRVMYVVTTDDQFDGGGAPYSAINMREDQVSDNFFNATLGLSVKLGKHESHLMWHDPLQEIYYKLDELAAKNMDVEVCKSGDADNDGVCDDWDRQLDTPAGARVDGSGVALDVDMDGVIDLYDKCVTVPGPVENNGCPTTTTNSGTVTEAETKLDGIEFDLNSDRILPSNTPVLNNAVNYINSSNGSYTVIGATDTRGSEEYNQKLSDRRANSVKDYLIKNGVESTKLDAMGKGKKDLKYPECDPATKCPEWKNRANRRVYFEAK; this comes from the coding sequence ATGAAATTAAGTTTAGCAATTTTCTCATTAGCATTGTCATTGCCAGCTACGGCATTTGCTCAAGACAGTTTACAAGTGGTAACAAGCGGAGAGTATCCGAATACTTTCAGCTCAGGCTCTGCAAATGTAAGTAAGTTCACACAATCTTCTAAGAGATTTAATGACTGGTCAGTATCATTTGGTGCTGGAGTTCCGTTGTTGCAATCTGCAGATTTAACTTCCATTAAAAACGGAAACGGTAAAAATCTTATCGGTTACTCAGCTTACGTAAGTGTTGATAAAGCGATTACTCATGCTTTCGGTCTGAACCTTCAGTACGATCGTGGAGAAACCAGACAAGGATGGTTTAATACAAAAGATGCTGCTCCGGTAAATGCATCGATCAACGGACAGCAAGGTGCGAGAACTCAATATGACGCAATCTCAATCTTGGGAGATATTAATTTCTCTAACTTGATGAGACGTGTTGATAATAAATCTCCTTACAGATGGGCTTTACACGGTTATGCAGGTATTGGTACTATCGCTTACAGAGCATTTCTTAAAGATGAATCGGGACAGCGATTGATGACTGAGATCAAACCTTTTAAAACTTTAGATTTCTTCGGACAAGCCGGAGCGGGATTAAAATATAAAATTAACAACAGACTAGATCTTGAAGGTAGAGTAATGTATGTGGTAACTACAGACGATCAATTTGATGGTGGTGGTGCTCCTTACAGTGCGATCAACATGAGAGAAGATCAGGTTTCTGACAATTTCTTCAATGCAACTCTTGGTCTTTCTGTAAAATTAGGTAAGCATGAGTCTCATCTAATGTGGCACGATCCTTTGCAGGAAATTTACTACAAACTTGATGAGTTAGCTGCTAAAAATATGGATGTTGAAGTTTGTAAAAGCGGAGATGCAGATAATGATGGTGTATGTGATGACTGGGACAGACAGCTTGATACTCCTGCAGGTGCAAGAGTTGATGGTTCTGGTGTAGCTTTAGATGTTGATATGGATGGAGTGATCGATCTTTATGACAAATGTGTTACAGTTCCTGGTCCTGTAGAAAACAATGGTTGTCCTACTACAACTACTAATTCTGGTACAGTAACAGAAGCTGAAACAAAACTTGATGGAATTGAATTTGATTTAAATTCTGACAGAATTTTACCTTCAAACACACCAGTTCTTAACAATGCTGTAAATTATATCAACTCTTCAAACGGTTCTTATACAGTAATTGGTGCTACAGACACAAGAGGTTCTGAAGAATATAACCAAAAATTATCAGACAGAAGAGCAAACAGCGTTAAAGATTATTTGATCAAAAACGGTGTAGAATCTACGAAATTGGATGCAATGGGTAAAGGTAAAAAAGACCTTAAATATCCTGAATGTGATCCTGCTACAAAATGTCCTGAATGGAAAAACAGAGCAAACAGAAGAGTTTACTTCGAAGCTAAATAA
- a CDS encoding PEGA domain-containing protein, producing the protein MKRKLTFLLLSCMVFSATSCASIFTGTKDKISFTSQPEGAKVLHKGIEKCTTPCTAEIKRSLAKQVVVFEKEGFESKEMKLTKTFNPVSLLNILLGGAIGIGIDAATGSLTKYSPKAYTVELQPK; encoded by the coding sequence ATGAAAAGAAAATTGACTTTTTTACTATTATCATGTATGGTATTTTCTGCAACTTCTTGTGCCAGTATTTTTACCGGAACGAAAGACAAAATATCATTCACCTCGCAACCTGAAGGTGCAAAAGTTCTGCACAAGGGAATAGAAAAATGCACTACACCTTGTACAGCTGAAATCAAAAGATCGTTGGCAAAACAGGTTGTGGTATTTGAAAAGGAAGGTTTTGAAAGTAAAGAAATGAAACTTACCAAGACGTTCAACCCGGTATCACTTCTCAACATTCTTCTTGGAGGTGCGATAGGAATCGGGATCGATGCTGCTACAGGTTCTCTAACGAAATACTCACCAAAAGCATATACTGTAGAATTACAGCCAAAATAA